In Saccharomycodes ludwigii strain NBRC 1722 chromosome III, whole genome shotgun sequence, one DNA window encodes the following:
- the SWP1 gene encoding dolichyl-diphosphooligosaccharide-protein glycotransferase (similar to Saccharomyces cerevisiae YMR149W | SWP1 | Suppressor of a WbP1 mutation), with amino-acid sequence MHFFPIFVFFTLFVQYISAATSGSSIINPIVKVGKNVTKLKPDFSTISSISVVDPKAQTISFEFNIDATESQPNHAALILNCDDRVQTYHSAKCSDGKCVFSLPVRNFPQTMLYFHSTTQGNTPIKALLTYNCEGQDSFIEKHIFDIFLDEKKVKDDLLKLDKDKIFPNQIAVLPEIHHVFQNPPKQVNSSIATIFSLIIVAVSILTIILFVTNVKVTMTKSCGTIVYSLGFISGLVALEYSFYQYYLGVHDIFGTLYQVFILLTLPTLWLGARTLKRIF; translated from the coding sequence atGCATTTCTTTccaatatttgtatttttcacTTTATTTGTTCAATATATATCAGCAGCAACATCTGGTAGCAGTATTATCAATCCAATAGTTAAAGTTGGTAAAAATGTCACTAAATTAAAACCAGATTTCTCTACAATAAGTTCAATTTCTGTAGTTGATCCAAAAGCTCAAACAATTAGTTTTGAATTCAATATCGATGCAACTGAATCCCAACCAAACCATGCAGCCttgattttaaattgtGACGACCGTGTACAAACTTACCATTCAGCTAAATGTTCTGATGGCAAATGTGTCTTTTCTTTACCAGTTAGAAACTTTCCGCAAACAATGTTATATTTCCATTCTACCACTCAAGGTAATACTCCAATTAAAGCCCTATTAACGTATAACTGTGAAGGTCAAGACtcttttattgaaaaacatatttttgaCATTTTCcttgatgaaaaaaaagtgaaagatgatttattgaaattggATAAAGACAAAATCTTTCCTAATCAAATCGCTGTTTTGCCAGAAATCCACCATGTTTTCCAAAACCCACCAAAACAGGTTAATAGCTCAATTGCCACTATTTTCTCATTAATTATCGTTGCTGTTTCCATACTAACAATCATTTTGTTTGTGACTAATGTTAAAGTTACTATGACTAAATCATGTGGTACAATTGTTTATTCTTTGGGGTTTATATCAGGTTTGGTTGCTTTAGAATATAGTTTTTATCAATACTATTTAGGTGTACATGACATTTTTGGAACTTTGTACCAAGTTTTTATTCTATTAACTTTACCAACTTTATGGCTGGGTGCCAGAACTTtgaaaagaatattttga